Proteins from a single region of Primulina tabacum isolate GXHZ01 chromosome 5, ASM2559414v2, whole genome shotgun sequence:
- the LOC142547205 gene encoding 18.1 kDa class I heat shock protein-like has translation MALIPRFFRRRSNDAFDPFSLDIWDPFQGFPFSSHSRQLSDNLRSNFPSEISSFSGAMIDWKETPTAHVFKADVPGLRKEEVKVELEDDRVLHIKGERKREMEEKGDTWHRVERSSGTFMRRFRLPENAKVDEVKASMADGVLTVTVPKVDDAKKADVKSIEISG, from the coding sequence ATGGCGTTGATTCCAAGATTCTTCCGCCGCCGATCCAACGACGCTTTCGATCCATTCTCTCTTGACATATGGGACCCATTCCAGGGCTTTCCTTTCAGCTCCCACTCCCGGCAACTCTCCGACAATTTGCGTTCCAATTTCCCATCCGAGATCTCATCTTTTTCCGGAGCAATGATCGACTGGAAGGAGACCCCCACTGCCCATGTGTTCAAGGCTGACGTTCCCGGGCTGAGGAAGGAGGAGGTGAAAGTGGAGCTGGAGGATGACCGTGTTCTGCACATCAAAGGCGAGAGGAAGAGGGAGATGGAGGAGAAAGGGGATACATGGCACAGGGTCGAGCGCAGCAGCGGCACCTTCATGCGGCGTTTCAGGCTGCCGGAGAACGCTAAGGTGGATGAGGTGAAGGCGAGTATGGCGGATGGGGTTCTGACTGTGACTGTTCCGAAGGTGGATGATGCCAAGAAGGCCGATGTGAAATCCATTGAGATTTCTGGTTGA